A genomic segment from Cygnus atratus isolate AKBS03 ecotype Queensland, Australia chromosome 9, CAtr_DNAZoo_HiC_assembly, whole genome shotgun sequence encodes:
- the SCG2 gene encoding secretogranin-2 yields the protein MAETKTFQLGAACAFTFFFALICWVDAASFQQYQLLQKDPDYVMKNLQRFPNPDMIKALEYIEDLRKQTTKGESSPDYNSYQSVPYLLQQKESKDQVHLPENLRDSLTEDESQWVKVMLEALRQAEKESKVAPKENKPYGLSSDNSFPAGVTDDYEAYKWPERWQKYLKMPIGLYEDSSRDSPFKRTNEIVEEQYTPQSLATLESVFQELGKMAGPSNHKKERLDEDQKLYADDEDDVYKVNNIAYEDVVGGEDWNPIEEKVESQTQEEIKDSKEEIDKHEEEIDDEMKRSGKLSFPEDEMRRENKDQMSEDVSKLMNYYLKRLVGSAGNRKLRTGGELEEKRATTFLDKQLDPQSIAQLIEISRNLQVPPEDLIDMLKAGEKKQLQSERLEAEQEAEFPEDLDEIAETTLGQSDIFKSNGNSKNGYMKQPLNVIPENLPEDLNIEDIVSLLGTDNLGNQNPSYLLNHLNQENDLPRLPYIPRRLKGRPFPKAAWINDLERQQMEYEKLNEKDEELADYLAKMLAKYPEVINTNQMKRLPVPASESDLQEDDRLEQAIREHLGQVGPQETAKLASLSKRLSMTGDTDDTQNRQYLDEDMLAKVLEYLKQEKSDLERDHITKRAMENM from the coding sequence ATGGCAGAAACTAAAACCTTCCAGCTTGGAGCAGCCTGCgctttcacctttttctttgcCCTAATCTGTTGGGTTGATGCAGCTTCCTTCCAGCAATATCAGCTGCTTCAGAAGGACCCAGACTATGTAATGAAAAACTTACAAAGGTTCCCAAATCCTGACATGATCAAGGCTTTGGAATACATAGAAGATCTTCGCAAGCAAACTACCAAGGGAGAAAGCAGCCCTGATTACAACTCCTATCAAAGTGTCCCATACCTCctgcaacagaaagaaagcaaagatcaGGTTCACCTCCCAGAAAATTTGAGGGATTCTTTGACTGAAGATGAGTCTCAGTGGGTTAAGGTTATGTTGGAAGCCTTGCGACAAGCTGAGAAGGAGTCAAAAGTTGCCCCAAAGGAGAATAAACCTTATGGTCTGAGTTCCGATAATAGTTTTCCAGCTGGAGTAACAGATGATTACGAGGCTTACAAGTGGCCTGAGAGGTGgcaaaaatatctcaaaatgcCTATTGGCCTCTATGAAGACAGTTCAAGAGACAGTCCTTTCAAGCGTACTAATGAAATAGTGGAAGAGCAATACACACCCCAAAGTCTTGCTACACTGGAGTCAGTGTTTCAGGAGTTGGGGAAGATGGCAGGACCTAGTAATCACAAGAAAGAGAGGCTGGATGAGGACCAGAAATTGTATGCAGACGATGAAGATGATGTGTATAAAGTGAATAACATTGCCTACGAAGATGTGGTTGGAGGAGAAGATTGGAATCCCATAGAGGAAAAAGTGGAAAGCCAAACGCAGGAAGAGataaaagacagcaaagaagaaattgaTAAACATGAAGAGGAGATTGATGATGAAATGAAGAGATCAGGGAAACTCAGCTTCCCTGAGGATGAAATGAGAAGAGAGAATAAAGATCAAATGTCAGAGGATGTTTCAAAGCTAATGAATTATTACCTGAAGAGGCTGGTGGGCAGTGCTGGAAATAGGAAATTAAGGACTGGAGGAGAACTTGAGGAGAAAAGAGCAACCACATTTTTGGATAAGCAACTTGATCCTCAGTCTATAGCTCAGTTAATAGAAATCTCAAGGAATTTACAAGTTCCTCCTGAGGATTTGATAGACATGTtgaaagctggggaaaaaaagcagcttcagAGTGAAAGGTTGGAAGCTGAGCAGGAAGCAGAGTTCCCAGAAGACCTTGATGAGATCGCTGAAACTACTCTAGGACAGAGTGACATATTTAAAAGTAATGGAAACTCTAAAAATGGGTACATGAAGCAGCCTCTTAATGTAATTCCCGAAAATTTACCTGAAGACCTCAATATTGAAGACATAGTCAGTCTTCTGGGAACTGACAATTTAGGTAACCAGAATCCCTCCTACTTACTAAATCATCTTAATCAAGAAAATGATTTGCCAAGACTGCCTTACATTCCCAGAAGATTGAAAGGACGCCCATTTCCTAAAGCTGCGTGGATTAACGACTTGGAAAGGCAACAAATGGAGTATGAGAAACTGAATGAGAAGGATGAAGAGCTGGCTGATTACTTGGCAAAGATGCTGGCAAAATATCCTGAAGTTATCAATACGAACCAGATGAAGCGACTTCCCGTTCCAGCTTCTGAAAGCGACCTGCAGGAAGACGACCGGCTGGAGCAGGCCATCAGAGAGCACCTAGGCCAGGTGGGACCACAGGAGACCGCGAAGCTGGCATCACTCAGCAAAAGGCTCTCCATGACAGGGGACACCGATGACACGCAAAACAGGCAGTATCTGGATGAGGATATGCTAGCAAAGGTGCTAGAGTATCTAAAACAGGAGAAATCAGATCTTGAAAGAGATCACATTACTAAACGGGCAATGGAAAACATGTAA